AACTAATAAGTCTCTTGGCACCACTTTTGATGAAGGCAAATTTCTAAAGTATGCTTAGAAAGAGGGGGTTGGGCTGaaaatcaagcaacaaaagTATTGGAAAGTATATATCTTATCGAAGAAAATACTATTTGGAGGTGTAGGATAGGTATGGAAATTTACTTAAAACTGGCAATTGGCTTGTTGATTCGTGCAATAGATGAAATTACTCTTTTcgttttatttttaatttttggtaaataGTAAAAATTGTAAAAGTGATTTGAGTGAAAATGTTCAAGAATGTGACTGGAACGATTGACAAGGCTAACAAACAAATGCTTTTTTCCACAGAAATTTTCATAAAATCAATGTCTACAAAAAGATAAGTAATTAAAAGGGAAGCAAATCAGATATTAAAGACATAAGAAGAATACTCATGAAGTAGAGTATCATAAGAAGACTTGATGGGTATGACCATGTCTATCTTAGACAGATTATCTGGAACTTCAAGTCTGGGATTGGTTTGCAATTTGCAGGAAATTCCTAAACATGATTCAAAGTGGTAGTTTCAATGGGAAATTTGCCTCACAAGTTCCATGTCAGTCACTTAGTGCTGATATCCATTTTTTATTCAGGGATGATTTCAGAAGCCTCCCTTGGGATTTCTGACACTTTCATTGAACCTCTCttatcttagaaaagtgtatttTAAGAAcatttagtactttcaaagaggtttccaacggcacCTGATTTTCCAATTTCTGACATGTAGAATgggagatacgatttttcaaagtatcataTCAAACctgaatttttttcccaaattccaagggaagggagttttcaagtactccttattccttcaatatttcttgaacgttttatacttgatttcccaaaatgaaaactcgattactgtgtactttaagaaactccatttaaacctcgatttacgagtaattgaggttcgttttcatgaaatttccttagattgtactagtgctcaatcttccttgataattgggatatatgagtgatacttcactattatttgctcaggcgcacacgaggaccctcaagaggatcccacggtgaacgTTTAAATTTCGGTTGAGACTACTTctaacttggtgagtgtcaagtgcgtGTCTAttgaactctatggacttgattcatgcttgacttactgattacatgcttagcctacttggttttgaaaaatggagtcgggtgtgtactttatgcactcgttctcatttgaaacaaatgatcaTGCTTAAATGATTTACCTagtttacatgacttgaaatacCTGCTTAGACTGTCGAATGCTTTATTACATGACATGGtgtgctatggctgcatacgtcgctggagtgaatctcctcgacacttacatgatacatgggggacgccaaACTCATAagccgaccttgggactcgagccggcatgggcttggtcgggaaccttgggaGTCATGagaaatcacatgataagcttgatctatttgagagatcttgcttggcatactcgtggagtatagccttataaatgtcgtgcgggcccgaagcggtgtatggtggacggatgagaagtaagtggtgatctacggtttgaaaatatcaacccggttgatggagagtcatcgcgggaagatatacgaatgaactggcaaagcaagtggaacttagcttctgagagctaccatatccttgaattgtttctgtttacatttcgtTGGCTTTATGAATTACTTGTAatttatcacttgaactgttatttgggcttgttacctgaacaacgtgcttgcatgtgtgttcttggcctcacgagcttTTTGCttaccctgtagatttgttttccttaacaggattggacttGGAGAAATGTTGGAGAAACCCCTCTTGGCGTACTCTTGTTTTAGGGTTTCCGTTGCACTTTGGGGCTAGACTTGTGattgatgtatattttgaatattgatgTATTTCGAGGTCCCGATGTAATGATTGGGCAGATGTTGAATATTGATAAGCTTGAATGCTTACGCACTGATTGTATTTACGATATTTAATCGTAACGTctagtattgtattaagcttggacggaaattgcttgagtcctggcgagagttgggcaggcgtcccatggataccctttggttcgccttagggagaagtgggggcgtcacatcaCTAGTGCTTTCAATTTCCCGAGGCCGGATCACTTCATTTCGAAGTTTTATGTCCGATGTCCGTAGCTTTCCTTTTGTTAGTCTACCATATGCACAAGAATTCTTGTCCTTTGTGAATTCAATCTCTTGAGAACTTGGGAAATATTTCAGTGCCGACTCTTATAGATAAGAGATCAACTTTCAAAAGGAAACTATGTCTGGATGAACCAATCCCAAGCTTATTAATTGAACTTCCGTTAGGAGCAGAAACCCATTCGGATTCAAATTAGAACTTTCTTCAACCTGAATTCTCCTTGAACGTGGTATAATTTGGGTATAATTTGTGACAAACCCGTGTCTTGCAAGCCCATAATTGGACCGAACTCAAGGCTTTTACAAATTTACTGGCAACGGCTCAATCATATAAGATGGCCATGCAAAATGCCACGATAGTCACCGAATGCATGCAAAGCTTGGTGAATTAGTCATTTCAATTTCCAAGACCAAATCACATCATGCACTTGCCTCAAGTCCACAGCCTTGGCTATAgatgttgtttttttttttactttcggGAATTCAAAGATCATGTGTATAAGGATTCTTTCTTTTGGATAACCTCTCAAAGCTAGGAATTGCGTCCTTGGTAAATTGTTGAATTGAATCCGACAACTCAAGGAGGAGTTCCATATAAATTGTATTATCATTTTGTTGAAACATAATCACAGCCCATGACAAGTCACGCTTGCTCACTTGCTCAACTCCACATTGAATTAAAACTCTTTGCCATTACAAATTCTACTATTACCAATGCAATCCCAAAGACCTTGATAAACCGGTTTTAGTTTTGGAAGGCAGATCCACTCTCTTTCAAATTCGTATGGAAAAGGACTTCCTTCCAATTCAGATTCGAATCAAACCTTCTCCTATAAATAACCAAGTCCCAGCCACAAAATCTTGGATGCGTTTTATTTCTCTCTTTAGTTGCATCATCAAGTTGTCGTTGCCGTAAGAGTCAATCATCATCCATAGGTTGCGATCCAATAAAATTTTTTCCTCGCTTACCAGGTACTTGAAGcttcacccttttttttttgtactggCAATATCTAATTGCTACAAGAAGCTTCGGTCAAGGCTCTTGCATGCTTCATCATTAGATGCTTTGCTTGGAATTTGTTTGTCTACTCAACATGTGCTTTAGACTTGTATCTCCGACATATTATAAGATAGTTTGGCCCTTTGATTTATCTACTAAAATAATGCCAAGCATGATTTCTGAGCTATTCCTTATGGTTGGAAACTTGATCTCAATTTCCGTACTAGTCATTTTGCATCTCAAATATTGCTATCATACATGATCTCGATCTCAACTTTATTAACTTGCTTCTTCGTAGAAAACCAATACCGTGCTTGAAGAGGAGTTTGAAACAATTTTGAGAAAACTTCAAATTTTTCTCTCCAACTTCCAAGCCAAAATTAAGCTAGAAATCactaaaataacaactaaacaaacaagaaattCTCAAGTCCGCTACCTAGTAATTCACCTCAAGGCATCTACCTAAGAgtaaatcaagaaaacaagggTATCCTCAAGTCATCTAGTCTAActttgtttagggtttcaaatatCCTTTCATAACAATGCAAAGCTACCTCTAAAACTTGCATGAAACTAAAGATCAAGTGAAGTGAAACTAGTTACCTCACCCAAGCTTCTTCAACCCCAGTTAGAGTCAAGCTTTGCACCACCAAAATCACCAAGAATCACCACAAGACAAGAGCTTTCTTCTAGCTTGATCAACTTCCAAATGTTTGAAGGTTTTGGAGAGATTCTTGGAGCAAGATTTTGGGTTGAAGATAGAGTTTTTCTTCCCTTCCTTTGGAGCTTCAAGAGTTCAGCCaatgagagagaaaaggaagaagaaattgagCTTTGAATTGTGATGTGAAGTTGAAGAGAAATCTTGCTTTTTGGTGGTTTAAaggtcaactaggaatagtgacCAAATAGTGTCATGCActagttagtttttttttcttgtttcttacTCTCAAATACTAATCTTCTAAAGTAGTTTCTCTTACACCACTAATACTCATTCTTACTAGTCCGAGGTTAATTCTCCAAATCCCCAATTAACAGCGTCGGTGTggcttttgaaaaattttgacacgtaagcaataaaaatatgatttaagtaaaattcatgctaaaataataaaattaaataacaccaatgcaaataattttaaaataagtaaaattaagaataaaagtaCGAATCCTCACAAATATGCTAATCGATGTCAATTGATACAAGAGAATATGTCCTAATTAGTGCTAGTGGTACTAATAAACACATGAGATTTATTTATATTAACAGATACAAAAATCCTTTCTACTTTTTAAGTGTAGACTAGACTAGGTGTAGACAAGTAATTACCTTAATCACTAATTGTTGACCCTACTCCTTGATCAATAAAAATGCTCGTGCAAATGCACGCGCTAATAAACACGCAGATCGAAGCTGTCGGATCTGGACCAAGATTGGGTCGTGGGATGGAGCAGCATGTAGTTGATAGGCTGGAGCATTAAACGGGAACCAACCGGTGTAGAGTGCGGGTGAGTGATGGCCCGATGCATGCCTGCATGTGAAATGGATTCTAGCTATGGAAAAGGTATAGAAATAATCGAGCTGCTGTGAAGTGGAGAGTTATAGTGTCGTAGACGAAGATGAAGGCTAGAAATGGGAAAACATAAAGGAATAGCTGCGAAAGGTTTTAGGGAAAACAAATAAGAACAATATTTTCTTGCAAATTTATCCAAAGAACTAAACAAATGCTCTTGATACTATATTAGAAATTCAGAGTAGGGAAAATTAAATACTTTTCTAAAAATTTGTATCATGAGACAATGCATGTACTTATGGACTTGTCTAAAATGAATCTAAATAACTAGTACATCAAATTTTGTCTAATACCTATGAGATAATATATCCTAATTCATACTAACTCGACAAGGTAATATGCTAATCGGTGTTCATTGATGCAAGAAAATATAACCTTACTAGTGCTAATGACTCTGAAGATACAAGAGATTTATGGTTTCGAAAGAATGCCCTAACCCGTGGTTGTTACTGGTGCCAAAATTACCCAAACTTTTTCTAGCaaaaaaagaatttatttatattaatagAACAATAATCCTTTTTACCTTTTGGACATACCACACGATTTACAAGTCTATGTCCGGACTAGGTGTAGATAAGTATTTACCTTAATCAATAATTGTTGACTCTACTCGTTATCACTAAATTTATacatttttgtacaaaaaaaaaaaaaaaaaaaaaaaaactagactacaaTTTGGTAtatcaaagtgcaattttttttcttccagaAATGTTCTAATGGAAAAGCATTCACTTTGTATAAAAATACACAAGAGCAAATctatatattaagtttgaagaATTTCAAAGATGATTTAACATCACAATTTTCTGTAGATGGATCATACATTCATATTTCTATCCAATACAAGCAGCGGTTTTGTGGCACTCATTAAGATTTAGAACAGCTAAGGTAATTTCAACTATATCAGCAACATTTTGTATTTCTGGCGTCAATGAAGGTTCAAGTGGCTTGGGGTCATTTAATGCATCTTCACATTCCGTAGCGTCATCGAAGGCGCCTGTGAGTGCTATGGCAAGGTTTGAATAGTTTTCATGATTTAGCATTGAAAAATCTTGGTCCAATCTAGAGTTGACTCCATCATATAAATCAGAACATGCTCCGAGAGCACGTTTGAGAAGAGGATCTGTGGTGGTTCTTAGAAGACTTGAGATTTTTGAAGAGGTCCCAGCAGCAATTGCTTTGGCCTTGTCGTTGAGTATGGTGCAAAAGCCACTAGGACTAGTCTTCAAATTGCTTCGAGGATCGGCGGAGATCACATCAATACATTTGGCACTGTGGGTTGTCTTTTTACACCACGTATGGAAATCCTCGGCTGCAGTGCCTTGAGAGGCAAGGACGAGCAGGAGGAATGTTGCTATCGAAAGCATGAGAGTTAGGCCAACTCTAATGGTAGACATAATCTTCCTTAAGCTGTTTTGATCTTCCGCTAAGTAATGGATGGCTTTGAAATTTTTGAGATGAGGACTGAAAAAGGTTGAAGGCCTTTTAATATAGAAAACAAGTGAAGACAAAGAGATGTATGGTAATAGGTAGTAGAAAATATGGTAGGACGGAAGGGGCAGGtaaaatgaaatttataccattcaATTTTTACATCTCATTAATGACCTTTCAATATGGCCATCGATATGGTCATTATGGTCATTAATGACCATATTTTCAATATAGTAATGACCTACCATATTTTCAATATTTTCAATTATGGTCATTAATACCAAATTGAAAGGTAAAATGAAATCTATTTTGGAAAGGTATAATGACCTACcatattttcaattaaaaaggTCATTATACCTTTCAATATTTTAATGACCATATTACCtttcaaataaaagaaagtgaaaacATCTCATTAATGAAATTTAAAACATCGCCTTTCAATTACCTTTCAATGACCTTTCAAAATGGTCATTTACATCTAATTATACCTTTCCAAAATAGATTTCATTTTACCTTTCAATTTGGTAATTAAAAACATCGCATAGATTCATAATTTGGTAGGGCATTCAACCGCATTGAATTTCTTGACAAATTGGGAATTTATACTAGTGGCCCCAGATAAGAAAATAATCAACAATATAAGATACCATCTAGCTAATGGGTGCTCAATGGGCTCTCAATAATATAGTTAAAATTACCATAATTGACGAATTTTAACAATTAAGAGGTAATGTCATTAGTTTTGGAGAACTTCTGGCGAATGACAAAAATGACCATTTCAAATAAACCAATAAAGGTAGGTGAAAGTTGGACTATTTGTGCTTCAATTTCATCTCtttctattcttttctttttttgtttagtTGTCTTTTTTTCTACAACATAAATTTAGAAATATAATAATTTACTTTCGTAAAACTAAGCACAAAAGTGTGGCCAACTTTATGCTCTTTTCTTTTATGGATCTAAAAGATGCATAATACTGTCAAGGTAGTTAAAGTAGCTTATTTTTatacttttatttcttttttattacAAAGAGATAATGGTTTCCTAAATTCTAGACCAAACCAAATCAAGACTTTTATGgctaaaaaaaggaaaacaattataaacttgaaacttgttatccTCCACAAAAGACAAATTGAAAGGTAAAATGAAATCTATTTTGGAAGAAGACAtagaataataaattttttaaaacttgtaaaagaagaaaatatagaaaaaaaaaattcaaaaacatcGACAAAACAAGC
This Coffea eugenioides isolate CCC68of unplaced genomic scaffold, Ceug_1.0 ScVebR1_2926;HRSCAF=4050, whole genome shotgun sequence DNA region includes the following protein-coding sequences:
- the LOC113757293 gene encoding uncharacterized protein LOC113757293, with translation MSTIRVGLTLMLSIATFLLLVLASQGTAAEDFHTWCKKTTHSAKCIDVISADPRSNLKTSPSGFCTILNDKAKAIAAGTSSKISSLLRTTTDPLLKRALGACSDLYDGVNSRLDQDFSMLNHENYSNLAIALTGAFDDATECEDALNDPKPLEPSLTPEIQNVADIVEITLAVLNLNECHKTAACIG